A DNA window from Purpureocillium takamizusanense chromosome 9, complete sequence contains the following coding sequences:
- a CDS encoding uncharacterized protein (EggNog:ENOG503P3R4~COG:F~MEROPS:MER0043475) gives MSATENPRRLYCQRDHGGFFLLVCAVEVCGGWHCPLNLTRPWDDDGLGRLTERALSSARALSRPIASHRIASHRTAVITTTNNMKALVLKTFPAEATGPVGDAMASAFRAHLLRLEPDCQVDVCGLADDEPVPDPLSYDLVIFSGGIFDLLSPEPHPAWVARAKEVVRAVAADDGGQAGRRTKLLGICFGHQIIHLTLGGQLAVLAEGPRIGIEQLQLTPEGARFFGKDSLRLHKFHKRQVKTPAEGFVALAPDNEILCSASGRLLSFQAHPELSADISHGLLDSDKKGFYKEKARSNPNVVLRDVHSEHDGAYVWSKIVDWVRS, from the exons ATGTCCGCGACGGAGAACCCACGACGTCTGTATTGTCAGCGTGACCATGGAGGATTTTTTCTTTTGGTTTGCGCTGTGGAGGTGTGTGGAGGTTGGCACTGCCCTTTAAACCTCACCCGCCCCtgggatgatgatgggttGGGCCGCCTGACAGAGAGAGCTTTGTCGTCGGCTCGCGCGCTCTCGAGgcccatcgcatcgcatcgcatcgcatcgcatcgcaccgcagtcatcaccaccaccaacaacatgAAGGCCCTCGTCCTCAAGACCTtccccgccgaggccaccggccctgtcggcgatgccatggcctcggccttccGCGCGcacctcctccgcctcgagccCGACTGCCAGGTCGACGTCtgcggcctcgccgacgacgagcccgtcccGGACCCCCTGTCGTACGACCTCGTCATCttcagcggcggcatcttcgACCTGCTCTCCCCGGAGCCCCATCCCGCGTGGGTGGCCCGCGCAAAGGAGGTCGTTcgcgcggtcgcggcggatgatggtggccaggcggggaggaggacgaagctGCTCGGGATTTGCTTTGGGCATCAGATTATTCACTTGACTCTGGGCGGGCAGTTGGCCGTGCTCGCAGAGGGACCGCGG ATTGGCATTGAGCAATTGCAGCTCACTCCAGAAGGCGCGCGGTTCTTTGGCAAAGACAGTCTG CGCCTTCACAAGTTCCACAAGCGGCAAGTCAAGACGCCGGCAGAAGGCttcgtcgcgctcgcgcccgacAACGAGATCCTGTGCTCGGCATCCGGCCGGCTGCTCTCCTTCCAGGCGCACCCCGAGCTGTCCGCCGACATCTCGCACGGGCTGCTCGACAGCGACAAGAAGGGCTTCTACAAGGAAAAGGCGAGGTCAAACCCCAACGTCGTGCTCCGGGACGTGCACAGCGAGCACGACGGCGCGTACGTGTGGTCCAAGATTGTAGACTGGGTCAGGTCATGA
- a CDS encoding uncharacterized protein (COG:S~TransMembrane:5 (n16-26c34/35o44-65i86-106o112-133i154-177o247-270i)~EggNog:ENOG503NXW5): MNRARRGRHASPPARFLACGFVCRLLGLRRLVVAAANRFANRRFVFSFAAVSALVAKSVHIYAHASALPTVHLVHWGYTFFAQDMALLVFVRLLLDGALLAAAAWLRCLATFLAVVVVTYAATLSTINVSFFVAAGSEIHWRNVGFAGDAASRALLLTGAVSLLLVLLAFIAAAWAFQDVAYGLAGCAADILKLPFTYHKVVVPWQTAGYSRLSQKDVEGGKFGDEAAYGLNRECAWNSIKTWPWLLIWRVITYALIGGAFLAQAILLVLRPHESALTFMSWTPALLPFVDFTNSSPNLARIVPVYGSGIGREWDNRTALAEPVSLSWLPRDGIVLGFEDWAKGGQKHYNAASDPLKLSNLDEELLEELRGKLGGVPIRHVMVIMLESTRKDVFPIKKDGFIWRRLEESFGNKTLPERAQRRLATLSPTARSLTGDYDDGFARGERDKKPRGGINFNNAYSTSTYTIKSVAGTLCGVAPLVADFNLEYRHHIYQPCLPQILDAFNGLDRRRKDDFTTFKWRSTYLTSVILYYDKLELLMTSMGFPEENLIGKEYLKGSSAKFGPVNLPDINYFGMAEVCLEDYIRDAFASAKEHDERVFLTHLTSTSHHPFAMPADEEYVPLGQGLDDLSHYVNAIGYDDRWLGTIMDVLEEEGVANETLVVFAGDHGLSLPENGKLPTYYNPNSISNHIPLIMSHPRLPPITVDTAVSSLQVLPTILDLLRETGSLTDAASKAAGDLMGNYEGQSMVRPMRSDHKTGPEGTLGDWQFTVVNPGSAMLSVRDARSAYSDWRLVVPVVDNVEWRFTNLDEDPAEKHPTVSFEFEAFVRNVEKRHGERAARWAEEGAFVSRWWVEENSKRWRYGPYGD; this comes from the coding sequence atgaaccgcgcccgtcgcgggcgccatgcctcgccgcctgcgcgctTCCTCGCCTGCGGCTTCGTGTGCCGTCTGCTCGGCcttcgccgcctcgtcgtcgctgcggcGAACCGCTTCGCAAACCGGCGCTTCGTCTTCTCCTTCGCTGCCGTCTCCGCTCTGGTCGCAAAGTCGGTTCACATTTACGCTCATGCCTCAGCCCTGCCGACGGTCCATCTCGTCCACTGGGGTTACACCTTCTTCGCACAAGACATGGCGTTGTTGGTCTTTGTGCGCCTGCTTCTGGATGGCGCcttgcttgctgccgcggccTGGTTGCGTTGCCTCGCTACGTTTCTCGCTGTCGTGGTCGTTACATACGCCGCGACGCTGTCGACTATAAATGTCTCCTTCTTCGTCGCGGCTGGCTCCGAGATACACTGGCGCAATGTTGGCTTCGCGGGCGAtgccgcctcccgcgcctTGCTACTTACCGGCGCCGTGTCCCTGTTACTCGTCCTGCTTGCATTTATAGCGGCTGCATGGGCTTTTCAAGATGTGGCTTATGGCCTTGCGGGCTGTGCAGCTGATATTCTCAAGCTGCCGTTTACATACCACAAAGTGGTGGTACCCTGGCAGACGGCGGGGTACTCTCGACTGTCCCAGAAGGATGTCGAAGGCGGAAAGTTCGGCGACGAAGCTGCATACGGACTGAACAGGGAATGCGCCTGGAACAGCATCAAAAcgtggccatggctgctCATCTGGCGCGTAATTACGTACgcgctcatcggcggcgcgttTCTGGCGCAAGCCATTCTCCTTGTCCTGAGGCCACACGAGAGTGCCCTGACGTTCATGTCGTGGACGCCTGCCTTGCTTCCATTCGTCGACTTCACAAACTCGTCCCCGAACCTCGCTAGGATTGTGCCCGTCTACGGCTCCGGAATCGGCCGTGAGTGGGACAACCGgaccgccctggccgagccGGTGTCGTTGTCGTGGCTTCCTCGAGACGGCATCGTTCTGGGCTTTGAGGACTGGGCCAAGGGGGGCCAGAAGCACTACAACGCAGCATCGGACCCGCTTAAGCTATCGAatctcgacgaggagctttTGGAGGAGCTGCGAGGGAAGCTTGGTGGTGTGCCGATACGACACGTGATGGTCATTATGCTGGAGAGCACGAGAAAAGACGTCTTCCCCATCAAAAAGGATGGCTTCATCTGGAGGCGCTTGGAAGAGTCGTTTGGCAACAAGACGTTGCCAGAGAGAGCACAGCGCAGGCTCGCGACCTTGAGCCCTACGGCCAGGTCCCTGACCGGTGACTACGACGATGGGTTCGCACGAGGCGAACGGGACAAGAAGCCACGGGGCGGCATCAACTTCAACAACGCATATTCTACCTCGACATATACCATAAAGAGCGTAGCCGGAACACTCTGCGGAGTCGCGCCTCTTGTCGCCGACTTCAATCTCGAATATCGACATCACATCTATCAaccctgcctgccccagATTCTAGACGCCTTCAATGGCCTTGACAGGCGCCGCAAGGACGACTTTACGACTTTCAAGTGGCGATCGACATACCTCACGTCGGTCATTCTTTATTACGATAAGCTGGAGCTCCTCATGACGTCAATGGGTTTTCCCGAGGAGAACCTCATTGGCAAGGAGTACCTCAAGGGGTCATCCGCCAAGTTTGGCCCTGTGAACCTCCCGGACATCAACTACTTTGGCATGGCAGAGGTCTGCCTCGAAGACTATATCCGTGATGCCTTTGCGTCGGCGAAAGAGCATGACGAGCGCGTCTTCCTGACGCACCTGACGAGCACGAGCCACCACCCGTTTGCGATGCCAGCTGATGAAGAATATGTCCCGCTCGGTCAGGGGCTAGACGACTTATCGCATtacgtcaacgccatcggCTATGACGACCGCTGGTTAGGTACAATCATGGACGTGCTGGAAGAGGAGGGCGTGGCAAACGAGACTCTGGTCGTGTTCGCCGGCGATCACGGCCTGTCGCTGCCTGAGAACGGCAAGCTCCCGACATACTACAATCCTAATTCGATCAGCAATCACATACCGTTAATCATGTCCCACCCGAGGCTACCGCCCATCACGGTCGACACGGCGGTATCGTCCCTGCAGGTGCTCCCGACGATTTTGGACCTCCTCCGAGAGACGGGCTCTCTGACCGACGCGGCcagcaaggcggcgggggacCTCATGGGCAACTACGAAGGCCAGTCGATGGTGCGGCCGATGCGCAGCGACCACAAGACGGGCCCCGAGGGGACGCTGGGCGATTGGCAGTTCACCGTGGTGAACCCGGGCTCGGCCATGCTCAGCGTGCGAGACGCGCGGTCGGCGTACAGCGATTGGAGGCTCGTGGTGCCGGTGGTGGACAATGTTGAGTGGCGGTTTACgaacctcgacgaggacccgGCCGAGAAGCACCCGACGGTCAGTTTTGAGTTTGAGGCGTTCGTGCGCAATGTCGAGAAGAGgcacggcgagcgcgcggcgcggtgggCGGAAGAAGGTGCCTTTGTGTCGCGCTGGTGGGTTGAGGAGAATAGCAAGCGTTGGCGTTATGGGCCGTACGGCGATTAG
- a CDS encoding uncharacterized protein (EggNog:ENOG503NWK8~TransMembrane:2 (i12-31o517-538i)~COG:L): protein MLVAAFLRNGLGLMLPVALACTVYLYLYPVFSRCAFPVPSRDPAEAFNETKKLHWPYEGVDDDADGQPREGSLPTRLAPFRLLALGDPQLEGDTSIPIAYLGVLPHLRSMAERITFQTEQESLRDRIRMILHDVVDLYFEDIPNIFESMRKRFDLFGNDFYLAHIYRTLHWWTRPTHVSVLGDLLGSQWIEDDEFDKRGRRFWNRTFRGGERVPDDVAAFPDKEYNVTGLLDGSPAEQVWTRRIMNVAGNHDIGYAGDLTPERMARFERVFGKANYELRFEMPIEDPAVNATIVDDATNPQSTRLHPEIRIIVLNDMNLDTPAKDAGLQDATYQFINAVIGTAAAVEYQGQFTLVLTHIPLHKPEGVCVDAPFFDFHGPEDGGGVKEQYLLSADASRGLLEGVYGVNKDPGAAGRGLGRSGLVLNGHDHAGCDTYHFVNQTNGTSAEERSWEHIRWAHARELGLPGLDMVPGRREITVRSMMGDFGGNAGLLSMWFNTTTWVWEYEYVDCPLGRQHFWWMTHFLDAGVVLFAVLWAVVARLERKGVDVDGECRRALALVRDQIEEGIREFRDAVRRVRNEPTSSPRPAKWEQHQVRAQREQQRDDGPRRSDQNGVAK, encoded by the coding sequence ATGTTGGTCGCGGCTTTCCTCCGCAATGGCCTTGGCCTAATGCTGCCCGTGGCGCTGGCATGCACCGTCTACCTCTACCTCTACCCCGTCTTCAGCCGCTGCGCGTTCCCCGTGCCGTCGCGGGATCCGGCTGAAGCCTTCAACGAGACAAAGAAGCTGCACTGGCCGTACGAgggagtcgacgacgacgcggacgggCAGCCTCGTGAGGGATCGCTGCCGACGCGGCTCGCGCCGTTTCGCCTGCTCGCGCTCGGCGACccgcagctcgagggcgacacgTCCATCCCCATCGCGTATCTGGGCGTGCTGCCGCACCTGCGCAGCATGGCGGAGCGCATCACCTTTCAGACGGAGCAAGAGTCGCTGCGCGATCGCATCCGCATGATCCTGCACGACGTGGTCGACCTGTATTTTGAGGACATTCCCAACATCTTTGAGTCGATGCGCAAGCGCTTCGACCTGTTCGGCAACGACTTCTACCTCGCCCACATATATCGCACCCTCCACTGGTGGACGCGTCCGACGCACGTGTCGGTGCTGGGCGACCTGCTGGGCAGCCAGTGgatcgaggacgacgagttcGACAAGCGCGGCCGGCGCTTCTGGAACCGCACCTTtaggggcggcgagcgcgtgcccgacgacgtggcTGCGTTCCCCGACAAGGAGTACAACGTCacgggcctgctcgacggctcTCCCGCAGAGCAAGTATGGACGCGGAGAATCATGAACGTGGCGGGCAACCACGACATTGGCTACGCGGGCGACTTGACCCCCGAGCGCATGGCACGTTTCGAGCGCGTCTTTGGCAAGGCCAACTACGAACTCCGCTTCGAGATGCCCATCGAGGACCCGGCCGTGAACGCGACCATCGTGGACGATGCGACCAATCCGCAGTCGACGCGGCTGCACCCCGAGAtccgcatcatcgtcctcaaCGACATGAACCTCGACACAccggccaaggacgccggcTTGCAGGACGCGACGTATCAGTTTAtcaacgccgtcatcggtaccgccgcggccgtcgagtaCCAGGGCCAGTTCACGCTGGTGCTGACGCACATTCCGCTCCACAAGCCGGAGGGCGTATGCGTGGACGCGCCCTTTTTCGACTTCCACGGGCCCgaggatggtggcggcgtcaaggagcAGTATCTGCTCAGTGCCGACGCCAGCCGCGGGCTTCTCGAGGGAGTCTACGGGGTCAACAAGGACCCCGgggcggctggccgggggCTCGGCCGCAGCGGACTAGTGCTCAACGGACACGACCACGCGGGCTGCGACACGTACCACTTTGTCAACCAGACCAACGGCACGTCGGCGGAAGAACGCTCGTGGGAGCATATCCGGTGGGCCCATGCAAGAGAGCTTGGCCTGCCCGGGCTGGACATGGTGCCCGGGCGACGCGAGATCACGGTGCGCAGCATGATGggcgactttggcggcaACGCGGGCCTGCTGAGCATGTGGTTCaacacgacgacgtgggTGTGGGAGTACGAGTACGTCGACTGCCCGCTGGGCCGGCAGCATTTCTGGTGGATGACGCACTTTTTGGATGCGGGCGTCGTGCTCTTTGCCGTGCtgtgggcggtggtggctAGGTTGGAGCGaaagggcgtcgacgtcgacggcgaatGTCGCAGGGCTCTGGCGCTCGTGCGTGACCAGATCGAGGAGGGCATCCGCGAGTTCCGGGATGCGGTGCGACGGGTTCGCAACgagcccacgtcgtcgccgagaccAGCGAAATGGGAGCAGCACCAGGTACGGGCCCAACGAGAGCAACAGCGGGACGATGGGCCGAGACGGAGCGACCAAAACGGCGTTGCGAAATGA
- a CDS encoding uncharacterized protein (COG:E~EggNog:ENOG503NUFT~MEROPS:MER0014418) produces MAAAPQTLEEWTSLICKSIDEHFEAIKTINYKIHADPELAYNEHHAHEAFTSLLSSPPFSSLGIVVTPRAYGLDTAFSADFVSSPAGHGNGGDGDGDGDGGDGGRLVVFNAEYDALPGIGHACGHNLIASGSLAAFLGLVAALHAAGPRHAPPRARVRLLGTPAEEGGGGKLHLIRGGAYERAAACLMTHPGPQYLLGEGVEGVAAVKMLANVKWRVRFEGRTAHAAMEPWNGVNALDAVCLSYNAVSMLRQQIRPHERIHGVFGEAGDRPNVIPGRTSVDYYVRSDTLAAAERLWTRVKVCFEGAALATGCTVSYEALNSYADLRSSLPLCRAFVSAVASLPPPPSASTAATAASPPAPPSSSSSDAKTVVALDQPSDFLAGSTDMGNVTYECPGFHGAFGIDTAAGQGNHTAAFADAAGLPRSLDRAVAWGKAMAVVGWRVVAEDAFAREVRGAWEDDMRRAAL; encoded by the exons atggccgccgcccctcagacgctcgaggagtGGACCTCGCTCATCTGCAAGTCCATAGACGAGCACTTTGAAGCCATCAAGACCATCAACTACAAG ATCCACGCCGACCCGGAGCTCGCCTACAACGAGCACCACGCCCACGAGGCCTTCACCAGCCTGCTCTCCTCCCCGCCCTTTTCGtcgctcggcatcgtcgtcacgcCGCGCGCCTACGGCCTCGACACGGCCTTTTCCGCCGACTTTgtctcctcgcccgccggccatggcaacggcggtgatggcgacggcgatggcgatggcggtgatggcggccgtctggTAGTCTTCAACGCCGAGTACGACGCCCTGCCGGGCATCGGCCACGCCTGCGGGCACAACCTCATCGCCTCgggctccctcgccgccttcctcggcctcgtcgccgccctgcacgccgccggcccacgccacgcgccgccgcgcgcccgcgtccgcctcctcggcacccccgccgaggagggcggcggcggcaagctgcacctcatccgcggcggcgcctacgagcgcgccgccgcctgcctcaTGACGCACCCGGGCCCCCAGtacctgctcggcgagggcgtcgagggcgtcgcggccgtcaaGATGCTCGCCAACGTCAAGTGGCGGGTGCGCTTCGAGGGCCGCACCGCgcacgccgccatggagcccTGGAACGGCGtcaacgccctcgacgccgtctgcCTGTCGTACAATGCCGTCTCCATGTTGCGCCAGCAGATCCGCCCGCACGAGCGCATCCACGGCGTCTTCGGCGAAGCGGGCGACCGGCCGAATGTGATTCCCGGGCGCACCAGCGTCGACTACTACG TCCGCAGcgacaccctcgccgccgcggagcgcCTCTGGACGCGCGTCAAGGTCTGCTTCGAgggcgctgccctcgccaCCGGCTGCACCGTCTCCTACGAGGCCCTCAACTCGTACGCCGACCTGCGCTCCTCGCTACCCCTGTGCCGCGCCTTTGTCTCTGCCGTTGCCTcgctgcccccgccgccctcggccagtaccgccgccaccgccgcctctcctcctgcccctccctcatcatcatcgtccgaCGCCAagaccgtcgtcgccctcgaccagcCCTCcgacttcctcgccggctcCACCGACATGGGCAACGTCACGTACGAGTGCCCGGGCTTCCACGGCGCCTTCGGcatcgacacggccgccggccagggcaaCCACACggccgccttcgccgacgccgcgggcctgccgcgctcgctcgaccgcgccgtcgcgtggggcaaggccatggccgtcgtggggtggcgcgtcgtcgccgaggatgcctTTGCGCGCGAGGTCAGGGGCGCGTGGGAGGACGACATGAGGCGTGCGGCGCTATGA
- a CDS encoding uncharacterized protein (COG:P~EggNog:ENOG503NZQV~TransMembrane:1 (o645-664i)) produces the protein MDDSETGSRAASHQHLASGSAHGYAAAAQDATGADDAPRYIRSRIANACDGCKARKVKCDGRLPCGYCAGRQRPHTCHYSPQRKRRPRGSAAAAAAARANDDAAGAVSSPLRRRASTSPDAESRRHNGPVASETGGATAQRPPAALSSSPRMETRRSSRKGDRNDAVEEDKAGSGGGARTTSRPAASRHRRSTETSPAAEDDTEVPREARLLCDSRGKLIFIGDCAPLSFFQSVRQLVTSRVGQNAFAPESSRYSVLENNAPAGMYGGGRDRIAMMGGAGAGGPPEVRPRDVPRAVANYRAMTAGLVDLFDDGQLPDDLLVWAHAEGRGRYQNHHQVADDLGSVVNYLVLAIGLLPDDEPLSRAYFEHARDCAYATLSANLSVGTVQAFALVTVYMLCSCQINGAFLFFAISARAAYSIGLHRTEVNARFGPAAHRQRDKLWRSLRVVDLFLSTSMGRPPATSDVDCTVPYRRVAGGCEANDGETLLDASVQILLITECIVLEVYSRKKISLQLTEGISRQLRDWSTRWLQRLKDVVAAAGRPAHEAEGGGGVEANAPGTATEAQAIGACQVLASYYYSVMLVSRPFLMYELFRRLSDSPAKGAAQLANGKSKLADACIDAASLMVEPILDLVGRGMLNVRVPLIVSWLFASSLVLGVGLLGGFGRILEKHGRAAIAALDHLAKADGHAAQYSLVAQSLLETAQEYLEQREAQERLRRTENSSQLFGLMPSSSSGVAPSPGALAGGIPGSVASPAMGLTGGVIRGAREMQDQRLSAAASFLQPHSAVPSGGGGGGGVGSPGMAAAVDTHGNGHDDGAESSSFFGLTADSLLQTPDGNYWNEATFGPGGEGDGASALNLFPLMEAGGGIDLAHYL, from the exons ATGGACGACAGTGAGACGGGGTCCAGGGCTGCATCGCACCAACACCTGGCCTCCGGAAGCGCCCACGggtacgccgccgccgcccaggatgCCACAGGAGcagacgatgcgccgcgTTACATCCGGAGCCGCATCGCAAACGCCTGCGACGGGTGCAAGGCCCGCAAGGTAAAGTGTGACGGGAGGCTGCCCTGCGGATACTGCGCCGGCAGACAGCGCCCGCATACGTGCCACTACTCGCCGCAGCGCAAGAGGAGACCgaggggctcggcggcggcggcggcggcggcgagggcaaacgacgacgctgcgggGGCGGTATCGAGTCCGTTGAGgcggagggcgtcgacgtcccCTGACGCGGAATCCCGGAGGCACAATGGGCCTGTCGCTTCCGAGACAGGTGGTGCCAcagcgcagcggccgccggcggcattgtcatcgtcgccccggATGGAGACGCGGCGGAGCTCACGGAAGGGGGACCGGAACGACGCTgtggaggaggacaaggccgggtccgggggcggggcgaggacgacatcgCGTCCGGCAGCTTCCCGTCACCGACGCTCGACCGAGAcgtcgcctgccgccgaggacgacacgGAGGTGCCGCGCGAGGCACGCCTGCTGTGCGACTCGCGCGGCAAGCTCATCTTCATCGGCGACTGCGCGCCCCTGTCCTTCTTCCAGTCCGTCCGGCAGCTGGTCACGAGCCGCGTGGGCCAGAACGCCTTCGCGCCCGAGTCGAGCCGCTACTCGGTCCTGGAGAACAATGCCCCCGCGGGCATgtatggcggcggccgagacaggatcgccatgatgggcggcgctggcgctggcgggccacCCGAGGTGCGTCCTCGGGACGTGCCCCGTGCTGTGGCCAACTACCGTGCCATGACCGCAGGCCTCGTTGACCTGTTTGACGACGGGCAGTTGCCCGACGACTTGCTCGTCTGGGCCCATGCTGAGGGTCGCGGCCGCTACCAGAACCACCACCAGGTCGCCGATGATCTCGGCTCCGTGGTCAACTACCTGGTCCTTGCCATCGGGCTACttcccgacgacgagcctcTCTCGCGCGCATACTTTGAGCACGCACGAGACTGCGCATACGCCACGCTGAGCGCCAACCTCAGCGTCGGCACCGTGCAGGCCTttgccctcgtcaccgtctACATGCTGTGCTCGTGCCAGATCAACGGCGCgttcctcttcttcgccatctctgcgcgcgccgcctacTCTATCGGTCTGCACCGCACCGAGGTCAACGCGAGGTTTGGACCTGCGGCACACCGCCAGCGCGACAAGCTTTGGCGAAGCCTGCGTGTCGTAGATCTCTTCCTCAGCACGTCCATGGGCAGGCCGCCTGCCACGTCCGACGTGGACTGCACGGTGCCTTACCGCCGCGTCGCGGGCGGATGCGAAGCGAATGACGGGGAGACGCTGCTGGATGCGTCGGTGCAGATCTTGCTCATTACGGAGTGCATCGTGCTGGAGGTGTACTCGCGCAAGAAGATTTCGCTCCAGCTGACCGAGGGCATCTcgcggcagctgcgcgactgGTCCACGCGGTGGCTCCAGCGGCTCAAGGACGtggtcgccgctgccggccggccggcgcacGAAGccgaaggcggcggtggcgtgGAAGCCAACgcgccggggacggcgacAGAGGCGCAGGCCATTGGGGCGTGTCAAGTGCTCGCGTCGTATTACTACTCGGTGATGCTGGTGTCGCGCCCGTTTCTCATGTACGAGCTCTTCCGCCGCTTGTCAGACAGCCCGGCCAAAGGCGCAGCGCAGTTGGCCAACGGGAAGAGCAAGCTGGCAGACGCGTGCATCGACGCAGCCAGCTTGATGGTCGAGCCGATCCTGGATCTTGTCGGACGCGGGATGCTCAACGTCCGAGTGCCCCTCATTGT CTCCTGGCTCTTtgcgtcgtcgctcgtcctcggcgtgggcctcctcggcgggtTCGGGCGCATTCTTGAGAAGCACGGGCGCGCAGccatcgcggcgctcgaccacctggccaaggcggacgGCCACGCGGCGCAATACTCATTGGTGGCACAGTCCCTGCTGGAGACGGCGCAGGAGTACCTCGAGCAGCGGGAGGCGCAAGAGCGGCTGCGTAGGACAGAAAACTCGAGTCAGCTGTTTGGgctgatgccgtcgtcgtcatcgggggttgcgccgtcgccaggtGCTCTGGCAGGGGGGATTCCCGGCAGCGTTgcgtcgccggcgatgggGCTGACTGGCGGTGTCATCAGGGGCGCACGGGAGATGCAGGATCAGAGGCTCTCAGCCGCGGCATCCTTCCTCCAGCCCCATAGTGCAgtgcccagcggcggcggcggcggcggcggcgtcgggtcACCGgggatggccgccgccgtggacaCGCACGGCAacgggcacgacgacggcgcggagtCGTCGTCTTTCTTCGGACTCACGGCGGACAGCTTGCTGCAGACGCCCGACGGCAACTACTGGAACGAGGCGACGTTtgggcccggcggcgagggggacggggcgtcggcgttgaATCTATTTCCGCTGATGGAGGCTGGAGGGGGCATTGATCTGGCGCACTACCTGTGA